In a single window of the Chloroflexota bacterium genome:
- a CDS encoding TetR/AcrR family transcriptional regulator — translation MQLRLPGARRGTKRDATRRALLESALNVFGEKGYHRAAVDEIVTRAGRSKGTAYFHFPSKEAIFRALVRELASYLVERVDRELVDEPTAIHRLDAALLSVIDIFTKHRTLARVTLVEVAGAGRAFSDDLLFVRQQFAALIRRHLDAAVAEGTLEPCDTDLIATAWFGAISEIVVRWLHDPDHGPLHMTYPALRHLLLQSVGIDINQLPADRTPAHA, via the coding sequence TTGCAACTTCGCCTGCCTGGGGCCCGTCGCGGAACCAAGCGAGACGCCACGCGGCGCGCGCTGCTCGAATCCGCCCTCAACGTCTTTGGCGAAAAGGGCTATCACCGCGCCGCGGTTGACGAAATCGTTACCCGCGCCGGACGTTCCAAGGGCACGGCCTATTTTCATTTCCCCAGTAAAGAGGCCATCTTCCGCGCGTTGGTCCGGGAGCTGGCGTCCTATCTGGTCGAGCGCGTGGATCGGGAGCTTGTCGACGAGCCCACCGCCATCCACCGGCTCGACGCCGCCCTGCTATCGGTCATCGACATTTTCACCAAGCACCGCACGCTGGCGCGCGTCACGCTGGTCGAGGTCGCGGGCGCCGGCCGCGCCTTCAGCGACGATCTGCTCTTCGTCCGGCAGCAGTTCGCCGCCTTGATTCGCCGGCACCTGGATGCCGCTGTCGCCGAGGGCACCCTCGAACCCTGCGACACCGATCTCATCGCCACCGCCTGGTTCGGAGCCATCAGCGAAATCGTCGTCCGCTGGCTGCACGATCCCGACCATGGGCCGCTGCACATGACCTATCCGGCGCTGCGGCACTTGCTGCTGCAGAGCGTGGGCATCGACATCAACCAGCTCCCGGCCGACAGGACTCCGGCCCATGCCTGA
- the fba gene encoding fructose-bisphosphate aldolase class II (catalyzes the reversible aldol condensation of dihydroxyacetonephosphate and glyceraldehyde 3-phosphate in the Calvin cycle, glycolysis, and/or gluconeogenesis) produces the protein MALLPMRVLLDHAAANNYGVAAFNVNFMEQIQAIMEAADEADAPVIIQASRGAREYTNDLYLRHLMLAAAELYPQVPIAMHQDHGNSPATCASAIEHGFTSVMMDGSLEADGKTPASYEYNVAVTREVVRLAHAKGVTVEGELGVLGSLETGMGDQEDGHGAEGPIDREQLLTDPAQAEDFVAATGVDALAVAIGTSHGAYKFSRKPDAGVLVMDRIREIHRRLPNTHLVMHGSSSVPQHLQDVINANGGEMRQTYGVPIAEIQEGIRHGVRKINVDTDNRMAITGAIRQVFHEDPSEFDPRKYLGPARDAMKQVCLARMEAFGMAGQGSRVPHVGLDAMAGEYAALV, from the coding sequence ATGGCGCTGCTGCCCATGCGCGTGCTGCTCGATCACGCGGCCGCCAACAACTATGGGGTCGCGGCCTTCAACGTGAACTTCATGGAGCAGATCCAGGCCATCATGGAGGCGGCCGACGAGGCCGACGCGCCGGTGATCATCCAGGCCAGCCGCGGGGCCCGTGAGTACACCAACGACCTCTATCTGCGGCACCTGATGCTGGCGGCCGCGGAGCTCTATCCGCAGGTGCCGATCGCCATGCACCAGGACCACGGCAATAGCCCCGCGACCTGCGCCAGCGCGATCGAGCACGGATTCACGAGCGTGATGATGGATGGGTCGCTGGAGGCAGACGGCAAGACGCCGGCTTCGTACGAGTACAACGTGGCCGTGACGCGCGAGGTCGTGAGGCTGGCCCACGCGAAGGGCGTGACCGTCGAGGGCGAACTGGGCGTGCTGGGAAGCCTGGAGACCGGCATGGGCGACCAGGAAGACGGGCACGGGGCGGAGGGACCGATCGATCGGGAGCAGTTGCTGACCGATCCCGCACAGGCCGAGGACTTCGTGGCCGCGACGGGCGTGGACGCGCTGGCCGTGGCTATCGGCACGAGTCACGGGGCCTACAAGTTCAGCCGAAAACCCGACGCGGGTGTGCTGGTGATGGATCGGATTCGCGAAATCCATCGCCGCTTGCCGAACACGCACCTCGTCATGCACGGCAGCTCGTCGGTGCCGCAGCACTTGCAGGATGTGATCAATGCCAACGGCGGCGAGATGCGGCAGACGTATGGCGTGCCGATTGCCGAGATTCAGGAGGGCATTCGCCACGGCGTGCGCAAGATCAACGTGGACACCGACAACCGCATGGCCATCACGGGCGCTATTCGCCAGGTGTTTCACGAGGACCCGAGCGAGTTCGATCCGCGCAAGTACCTGGGGCCGGCGCGCGACGCGATGAAGCAGGTGTGCCTGGCGCGCATGGAGGCGTTTGGGATGGCCGGCCAGGGGTCGCGCGTGCCGCACGTGGGGCTGGACGCGATGGCCGGCGAGTACGCGGCGCTCGTTTAG
- a CDS encoding DUF971 domain-containing protein — MTSAATTATGLRRVGEQALGITWADGAESTLPLREIRLACGCAVCVNEVTGAPQLDPDTVPADIGAVRIAPVGHYALTFTWTDGHATGIYPWESLRALADGFGATQEGDA; from the coding sequence ATGACCAGCGCGGCGACGACGGCGACCGGCTTGCGACGGGTGGGTGAGCAGGCGCTGGGCATCACCTGGGCCGACGGCGCCGAGTCAACCTTGCCCTTGCGCGAAATCCGCCTGGCCTGCGGTTGCGCGGTGTGCGTCAACGAGGTCACGGGCGCGCCGCAGCTCGATCCGGACACGGTCCCGGCCGACATCGGCGCGGTGCGCATCGCGCCGGTTGGCCACTACGCCCTCACCTTCACCTGGACGGACGGCCACGCCACGGGCATCTATCCCTGGGAGAGCTTGCGAGCCTTGGCCGACGGCTTTGGCGCCACGCAGGAGGGTGACGCCTAG